A genomic window from Xyrauchen texanus isolate HMW12.3.18 chromosome 31, RBS_HiC_50CHRs, whole genome shotgun sequence includes:
- the LOC127624752 gene encoding amyloid-beta A4 precursor protein-binding family B member 3-like, with protein MLGKDYMLAIIIVNYDDNIWNDQSLELDSDLPPGWRTIRDSTGTYYWHVPTGTTQWQHPSYSAEEEQNTINGITASQIKTVADGRRESRSRLTENTQPSLSERAFWQEEYFFANMDPDSKCFAVRSLGWVEIPEEELTPGKSSLAVNNCIQQLSHSKAEGRDAVGAWGEGQDMMMVLKKDTLSLMDPVDHSLIHCQPIINIRVWGVGCNNGRDFAFVANDKDTCMLKCHVFRCNSPAKTIASVLHEMCSKIMAEKAALHPSMARSQTMESISPEDLPCQVDFLDTVRQKEQKFEVEYVGNLPVSRAMGMEVLNRAIESIMHSRDRDEWEPIVIRLSDTILSLWRGEDGEDPFWESQVRYLTFLGVGHDTHTFAVIVDSGTQGFECHVFWCEPDAGIISEAVQAACMVQYRKCLVAQTPPVRSKMWRAGSKVKRANSMDGSSFPPRHQVHTPTKLASPNVKKGMLAFFETFRNKHSAVPTP; from the exons ATAACATCTGGAATGATCAGAGTCTGGAGCTGGACTCAGATCTTCCTCCAGGATGGCGCACTATACGTGACAGCACTGGCACCTATTATTGGCACGTGCCCACGGGCACCACACAGTGGCAGCATCCCTCATACAGTGCAGAGGAGGAGCAAAACACCATTAATGGCATCACCGCCAGCCAGATCAAG ACTGTTGCAGATGGCAGACGTGAATCAAGAAGCAGATTGACTGAAAACACACAGCCCTCTCTGAGTGAAAG GGCCTTCTGGCAGGAAGAGTATTTTTTTGCCAACATGGACCCCGACTCCAAG TGTTTTGCTGTGCGCTCGCTGGGCTGGGTGGAGATTCCGGAAGAGGAACTGACCCCTGGCAAGAGCAGTCTAGCAGTGAACAACTGCATTCAGCAGCTCTCTCACAGTAAAGCAGAGGGCCGGGATGCAGTGGGTGCCTGGGGAGAG ggtcAGGATATGATGATGGTACTCAAGAAGGACACTCTCAGCTTAATGGACCCTGTGGACCACAGCCTCATCCATTGCCAACCCATAATCAACATCCGTGTGTGGGGGGTGGGATGCAACAATGGAAG GGATTTTGCCTTTGTGGCAAATGACAAAGACACCTGCATGCTCAAGTGCCACGTGTTCCGTTGCAACTCTCCAGCCAAAACCATCGCATCTGTCCTGCATGAGATGTGTTCCAAG ATCATGGCTGAGAAAGCAGCCCTGCATCCCTCCATGGCCCGTTCTCAGACCATGGAGAGCATCTCCCCAGAGGACCTGCCCTGCCAAG TGGACTTCTTGGACACAGTGAGGCAGAAGGAACAGAAGTTCGAGGTGGAGTATGTTGGAAACCTGCCTGTCTCCAGGGCAATGG GAATGGAGGTGTTGAACAGAGCAATTGAGAGTATAATGCACTCCAGAGACAGAGATGAGTGGGAGCCAATAGTCATCCGTTTGTCTGATACAATTCTGTCTTTATGGAGAGGAGAG GATGGAGAGGACCCATTTTGGGAATCTCAGGTACGTTACCTGACTTTCCTGGGTGTGGGTCATGACACGCACACTTTTGCAGTTATTGTGGACTCTGGAACCCAGGGCTTTGAGTGTCACGTGTTCTGGTGCGAGCCCGATGCTGGAATCATCTCTGAGGCAGTTCAGGCTGCTTGCATG GTTCAATACCGGAAATGTTTGGTTGCGCAGACTCCTCCTGTGAGGTCCAAAATGTGGCGGGCAGGCTCCAAAGTCAAACGAGCCAACTCTATGGATGGCTCGAGCTTTCCTCCCAGGCACCAAGTACACACACCTACCAAACTGGCCTCTCCCAATGTGAAGAAGGGAATGCTGGCCTTTTTTGAGACATTCCGCAATAAACATTCTGCTGTACCCACACCCTAA
- the LOC127624756 gene encoding proteasome maturation protein-like, with protein MNTRGLRSQLKDSVPVTGLCPQAGAYGVQDTLRRGFSSVKNELLPSHPLELSEKNFQLNQDKMNFNTLRNIQGLHAPLKLQMEYRAARQIQRLPFLPSSNLALDTLRGSDDTIGFEDILNDPIQCEMMGEPHIMTEYKLSLL; from the exons ATG aataCTCGCGGCCTGCGCTCTCAGCTGAAGGATAGTGTTCCTGTGACAGGTCTGTGTCCACAGGCAGGAGCTTATGGGGTACAAGACACACTTCGTAGAGG GTTCTCTAGTGTAAAGAATGAACTGCTTCCGAGTCATCCCTTGGAGCTCTCCGAGAAAAAT TTTCAGCTTAACCAGGATAAGATGAACTTTAACACTCTAAGGAACATCCAGGGACTCCATGCACCTCTCAAATTACAGATGGAGTACAGAGCAGCTAGACAG ATTCAGCGTTTGCCCTTCTTGCCGAGCTCAAATCTGGCCCTGGATACTCTCAGAGGCAGTGATGACACTATTGGCTTCGAGGACATTCTCAATG ATCCTATCCAGTGTGAGATGATGGGTGAGCCTCACATCATGACTGAATATAAGCTCAGTCTCCTGTGA